The Allorhodopirellula heiligendammensis genome includes a window with the following:
- a CDS encoding type Z 30S ribosomal protein S14, with protein MASKSKIAKAARTPKFSSRKENRCNYCGRPRSVYRKFGLCRICFRLNANIGLIPGVRKASW; from the coding sequence GTGGCAAGCAAATCCAAAATCGCCAAGGCGGCTCGCACGCCAAAGTTTTCCTCACGGAAAGAAAACCGCTGCAACTATTGTGGTCGTCCGCGGTCGGTCTATCGCAAATTCGGCTTGTGCCGGATCTGTTTTCGCCTGAATGCGAACATCGGGTTGATTCCCGGCGTGCGTAAGGCCAGTTGGTGA
- a CDS encoding lactate utilization protein B gives MSPSLPIIDHPRAARDFVNNVPRSHWHDDALWFVRVKRDRQAQSLPEWEYLREQASAIKQHTIANLGTYLQEFEANASRMGAVVHWAADAAEHNQIVLKLLQKNNAQRIIKSKSMLTEECGLNEFLIDNGIDVVDTDLGERIVQLRGEHPSHIVLPAIHIKKEEVGETFHQHLGTRQGEADPQVLTEAARGHLRGKFLDGEVGITGVNFAIANTGGIVVCTNEGNADLGVSLPRVHIACMGIEKLLPRFADLGVFTRLLARSATGQPITSYTSHFHGPRDAQSELHIVLVDNGRSRIRDSDTFRDSLNCIRCGACMNTCPVYRRSGGHSYNATVPGPIGSVLGPAREPKVHKSLPYACSLCGSCTDVCPVKIPLHHQLLAWRKVLVGKRLLAWNKRVGMKAASILFRHPRLFRFAGYTGRTALRVLPKALTHNRLNEWAIDRDLPTPPRQSFRAWYAENRKQTKPEDVK, from the coding sequence ATGTCTCCCTCTCTTCCCATTATCGATCATCCTCGAGCCGCCAGGGACTTCGTTAATAACGTGCCCCGCTCGCATTGGCATGATGACGCCTTGTGGTTTGTTCGCGTTAAGCGAGACCGGCAGGCTCAATCGCTGCCTGAATGGGAGTATCTGCGTGAGCAAGCGTCTGCGATCAAACAGCATACAATCGCGAACTTAGGTACCTATTTGCAGGAATTTGAGGCCAATGCGAGCCGGATGGGTGCCGTCGTGCACTGGGCTGCCGACGCGGCCGAGCACAATCAGATCGTGCTTAAATTACTGCAGAAAAACAACGCTCAGCGGATCATTAAGAGCAAGTCAATGCTGACCGAGGAGTGCGGTCTCAACGAGTTCTTGATCGACAACGGAATTGATGTCGTTGACACGGATTTGGGAGAGCGGATCGTACAGTTGCGGGGCGAGCACCCCAGCCACATTGTGCTGCCGGCGATCCATATCAAAAAAGAGGAGGTCGGCGAGACCTTCCACCAGCATCTTGGCACCCGGCAAGGCGAGGCTGATCCGCAGGTGCTCACCGAAGCGGCGCGTGGTCACCTGCGGGGCAAATTCCTGGACGGAGAGGTGGGCATCACGGGTGTGAACTTTGCGATCGCCAACACCGGTGGGATTGTCGTCTGTACGAATGAGGGCAATGCCGACTTGGGAGTTTCGTTGCCGCGGGTGCACATCGCGTGCATGGGCATTGAGAAACTGTTGCCGCGATTCGCCGATCTCGGCGTCTTTACGCGCTTGTTGGCTCGCAGTGCCACTGGGCAACCGATCACCAGTTATACGTCGCATTTCCATGGGCCGCGCGACGCACAGAGCGAGCTGCACATCGTGTTGGTCGATAATGGGAGATCTCGAATTCGAGACAGCGATACGTTTCGCGATTCGCTCAACTGCATTCGCTGTGGCGCCTGCATGAACACCTGCCCGGTCTATCGCCGCAGTGGCGGTCACAGTTACAACGCGACCGTGCCCGGGCCAATTGGCAGTGTGCTAGGACCAGCTCGCGAGCCAAAGGTTCACAAAAGTCTGCCGTATGCGTGTAGCCTGTGTGGATCTTGCACCGACGTGTGTCCGGTCAAGATTCCGCTGCACCATCAACTGCTCGCTTGGCGGAAGGTGCTCGTGGGCAAACGCTTGCTAGCGTGGAACAAGCGAGTGGGGATGAAAGCTGCGTCGATTCTGTTTCGGCATCCCAGGCTATTTCGCTTTGCAGGATACACCGGACGTACTGCCCTGCGTGTGCTCCCTAAAGCGTTGACACACAATCGGCTGAACGAATGGGCGATCGACCGCGATTTGCCCACCCCGCCGCGGCAGAGTTTCCGGGCATGGTATGCGGAAAATCGCAAGCAAACAAAGCCGGAGGATGTGAAATGA
- the rplV gene encoding 50S ribosomal protein L22, giving the protein MSQFNAHHKNAHISAQKVRLVANMVRGMFADEALDTLKYQPQRGARMLEKVIKSAVGNAQDPDQNSGRGFRIEELVVTDVRVDGGPMFKRIRPRARGMAFMIKKRSSHIHVGLTHIDEI; this is encoded by the coding sequence ATGTCTCAGTTCAACGCACATCACAAGAATGCCCACATCAGCGCACAGAAAGTGCGTCTGGTGGCCAACATGGTTCGGGGGATGTTCGCCGACGAAGCGCTTGATACTCTTAAGTATCAGCCGCAACGCGGTGCTCGCATGCTCGAAAAAGTGATCAAGAGTGCCGTCGGCAACGCTCAAGACCCTGACCAAAACAGTGGTCGGGGTTTCCGGATCGAGGAATTGGTGGTCACCGACGTGCGCGTCGATGGCGGGCCGATGTTCAAGCGAATCCGCCCGCGTGCTCGCGGGATGGCATTCATGATTAAGAAGCGTTCCAGTCACATTCATGTCGGTTTGACACACATCGACGAAATTTAG
- the rplD gene encoding 50S ribosomal protein L4: MATIPVLDASGKEVGTYEIDTTQIADRVSKQLLHDVVVMYQANKRQGSHNTRTRGQVSGTNKKMYRQKGTGNARAGSKRTNVRRGGGVARTVKPRDYSYRHPKKAIKLATRMAIRSRIDDGEVVLIDGFGIDTPKTSQMAAVLRSLGLEGVTTLIATSGDDSAVYKSGRNIEGVCVEPVRQLNALSLLTPKKVLFTTAALDKVKDGTFAGSGSSDNQTEEAAG; the protein is encoded by the coding sequence ATGGCAACCATTCCAGTTCTAGACGCGTCGGGCAAAGAAGTCGGCACGTACGAAATTGATACGACGCAGATCGCAGATCGCGTCAGCAAGCAGCTGCTGCATGATGTTGTGGTGATGTACCAGGCGAATAAGCGTCAGGGCTCGCACAACACTCGTACCCGTGGTCAGGTGAGCGGCACGAATAAAAAGATGTACCGTCAGAAAGGTACGGGTAACGCTCGGGCCGGTTCGAAGCGAACGAATGTTCGTCGTGGCGGTGGTGTGGCTCGCACGGTGAAGCCGCGTGATTACAGTTACCGGCATCCAAAGAAGGCCATCAAGTTGGCGACGCGGATGGCAATTCGCTCGCGTATCGACGACGGCGAAGTGGTGCTGATTGACGGCTTCGGTATTGATACGCCCAAGACCAGTCAGATGGCAGCAGTGCTGCGTAGTTTGGGTCTTGAGGGTGTGACTACGTTGATCGCAACCTCCGGAGATGACTCCGCTGTGTATAAGAGTGGTCGCAATATTGAGGGTGTCTGTGTTGAGCCAGTTCGTCAGTTGAATGCTCTTTCGCTGTTGACGCCAAAGAAGGTTTTGTTCACGACCGCGGCTCTCGATAAAGTCAAAGACGGCACGTTTGCCGGTTCTGGCTCGAGCGATAATCAAACCGAGGAGGCCGCCGGCTAG
- a CDS encoding LutC/YkgG family protein — MTHPVATAEQSHSRQVILDRLRGRMVDAPDLPQIDPGRLIRFDDPVAHFEQTLGLVGGQSHRVQTHAEIRQILSDLDEFKSAQRIASTVPEAVAPTVDLSSTDDPHTLASLDWTIVRGEFGVAENGSIWIDGATLPHRVMIFIAQYLAIVISREQLVDQMHQAYMRIGTPAPGFGVFVSGPSKTADIEQSLVLGAHGCRKLQVFLLP; from the coding sequence ATGACCCACCCAGTCGCCACCGCTGAGCAATCGCACAGTCGTCAGGTCATCTTGGATCGATTGCGTGGCAGGATGGTGGATGCACCCGATTTACCCCAAATTGATCCTGGCCGCTTGATTCGATTTGATGATCCGGTTGCTCACTTTGAGCAGACCCTTGGGCTTGTCGGTGGGCAGTCGCACCGTGTGCAAACGCACGCGGAAATCAGACAAATTCTCAGTGATTTGGATGAATTCAAGTCGGCTCAACGAATCGCATCGACGGTCCCTGAAGCAGTTGCGCCGACGGTAGATTTATCGAGCACCGACGATCCGCACACTCTCGCTTCCTTGGACTGGACCATCGTACGAGGCGAGTTCGGTGTCGCTGAGAACGGATCGATTTGGATCGACGGGGCAACGCTCCCGCATCGAGTGATGATTTTTATCGCACAGTATCTTGCGATCGTCATCTCACGCGAGCAGCTGGTCGATCAGATGCACCAAGCGTATATGCGGATTGGAACGCCTGCGCCCGGTTTCGGAGTTTTCGTGTCTGGTCCCAGCAAAACCGCCGATATCGAACAATCCCTCGTGCTGGGTGCCCACGGATGCCGCAAACTGCAAGTCTTCTTGTTGCCCTAG
- the rplP gene encoding 50S ribosomal protein L16, which translates to MALMPKRVKHRKSQRGRIKGNATRGNTVVFGDYGIQSLDAGWIKATTIEAGRIAAQQYVRGEGKLYIRIFPDKSVTSTPLETRMGKGKGEPDFWAAVVKPGTILYELSGVTEQQAKVCFARLASKMPVKVRFVARRTA; encoded by the coding sequence ATGGCGTTGATGCCCAAACGGGTCAAGCATCGAAAAAGCCAAAGAGGTCGTATAAAAGGTAACGCGACTCGCGGCAATACGGTCGTTTTTGGCGATTACGGAATTCAGTCACTGGATGCCGGATGGATCAAAGCAACGACGATCGAGGCCGGCCGGATCGCAGCCCAGCAATACGTTCGCGGCGAAGGCAAGCTCTACATTCGCATCTTCCCAGACAAGTCAGTTACCAGCACACCACTGGAAACTCGGATGGGTAAGGGCAAAGGGGAGCCAGACTTTTGGGCCGCCGTCGTGAAGCCGGGTACCATTTTATACGAACTCAGTGGTGTGACCGAGCAGCAAGCAAAAGTTTGCTTTGCACGGTTGGCCAGCAAGATGCCAGTGAAGGTTCGCTTTGTCGCTCGTCGTACTGCCTAG
- the rpsS gene encoding 30S ribosomal protein S19, with the protein MSRSSKKGPFVDPKLFFKVQKAAETGSSEPIKTWSRACTIVPEFVNVTFMVHNGRQHLKVLVTEDMVGHKLGEFSPTRTFRGHGGKGKR; encoded by the coding sequence ATGAGTCGAAGCAGTAAAAAGGGTCCGTTCGTTGACCCCAAGTTATTTTTCAAGGTCCAAAAGGCAGCTGAGACCGGTTCGAGTGAACCGATCAAGACGTGGTCACGTGCCTGTACCATTGTTCCCGAGTTTGTCAACGTGACATTCATGGTTCATAACGGTCGTCAGCACCTCAAGGTGTTGGTTACTGAGGACATGGTCGGTCACAAGCTCGGTGAGTTTTCACCGACCCGGACTTTCCGGGGCCACGGCGGTAAAGGCAAGCGATAA
- the rplE gene encoding 50S ribosomal protein L5, whose protein sequence is MSSTKPRLQARYEESIREALKEQFSFANVHQIPRLEKITLNMGVGAAVADKKVLDMAFESMTQIAGQKPVLTLARKSIATFRLREGMPIGCMVTLRRQRMYEFLDRLISVVLPRVRDFRGINRNAFDGRGNYTLGLNEQLVFPELNPDKFVRPQGMNISIITSARTNDEGRALLEQFGMPFKQPKEKAGAA, encoded by the coding sequence ATGTCCAGTACCAAACCACGCTTGCAAGCTCGTTATGAGGAATCCATTCGGGAAGCCTTGAAAGAGCAATTCAGTTTCGCCAATGTGCACCAGATCCCACGGCTTGAGAAAATCACGCTGAATATGGGTGTCGGTGCCGCCGTTGCTGACAAGAAAGTTCTCGATATGGCCTTTGAGTCGATGACTCAGATCGCCGGTCAAAAGCCAGTGTTGACGTTGGCTCGCAAGTCAATTGCGACGTTCCGACTTCGCGAAGGCATGCCGATTGGCTGCATGGTGACACTTCGTCGTCAACGCATGTATGAGTTCCTCGATCGTTTGATCTCGGTGGTGTTGCCACGGGTGCGTGACTTTCGCGGGATCAATCGCAATGCATTCGATGGACGTGGTAATTACACGCTGGGGTTGAACGAGCAGCTCGTTTTCCCCGAATTGAACCCAGACAAATTCGTGCGGCCTCAAGGAATGAACATCAGCATCATCACCTCGGCCCGTACAAACGACGAAGGTCGAGCGTTGCTCGAGCAGTTCGGCATGCCGTTCAAACAGCCCAAAGAAAAAGCCGGCGCTGCTTAA
- the rpsJ gene encoding 30S ribosomal protein S10 produces the protein MSAGASEIIRIRMEAYDHAVLDQSARDIVDTVKATASIVHGPIPLPTRIERYTVLSSPFVNKKARQQFEIRTHKRLVDIVQASAKTIEALNKLSLPAGVDIKIKASAR, from the coding sequence GTGTCAGCTGGTGCCAGTGAAATTATCCGCATTCGTATGGAAGCATACGACCATGCAGTTCTGGATCAGAGCGCGCGTGATATTGTCGACACAGTCAAGGCGACTGCAAGTATTGTTCACGGTCCGATTCCATTGCCGACCCGGATTGAGCGCTATACAGTGCTCTCGAGTCCATTTGTGAATAAGAAGGCTCGTCAGCAGTTTGAGATCCGGACGCACAAGCGTTTGGTTGATATTGTCCAGGCTTCGGCCAAGACCATTGAGGCGTTGAATAAACTCAGTCTGCCGGCTGGGGTCGACATTAAGATTAAGGCGTCCGCCCGCTGA
- the rplW gene encoding 50S ribosomal protein L23 gives MAHIQPPKPVERTVKLEPHQVLLRPLVTEKGVHRASRNNQYAFQIHRDATKIDVRAAVESLFDVKVTAVRTQTRKGKFRRFRNRMGRTSDWKKAIVQLHADDRIDFF, from the coding sequence ATGGCACATATTCAGCCCCCCAAGCCTGTTGAGCGTACTGTCAAGCTTGAGCCGCATCAGGTTCTGCTTCGTCCGCTCGTTACTGAAAAAGGCGTTCACCGCGCCTCACGAAACAACCAGTACGCGTTTCAGATTCACCGCGACGCAACCAAGATTGATGTTCGTGCAGCGGTTGAGTCGCTGTTCGATGTCAAGGTCACGGCAGTGCGGACCCAAACCCGGAAGGGCAAGTTTCGCCGGTTCCGCAATCGGATGGGTCGCACCAGCGATTGGAAGAAGGCGATCGTGCAGTTGCACGCCGACGACCGTATCGACTTCTTTTAG
- the rpsQ gene encoding 30S ribosomal protein S17, which produces MPKRVLAGIVTSDKMNKTRRVEINRVVKHPKYKKYLRSRTVCHVHDEDNESGVGDRVEIIESEPLSKLKRWRLVRVLEKSTAVDVVALRAARKEAINAAESETIEAAHAGEAPSGDAS; this is translated from the coding sequence ATGCCTAAACGCGTGTTAGCCGGAATCGTCACCAGCGACAAGATGAATAAGACGCGCCGCGTCGAAATCAATCGTGTGGTCAAGCATCCGAAGTATAAGAAATACCTCCGCAGCCGAACTGTGTGTCACGTCCATGACGAAGACAATGAGTCGGGTGTGGGAGATCGCGTGGAGATCATCGAGTCCGAGCCGTTGAGCAAGCTGAAACGCTGGCGTCTCGTGCGAGTGCTCGAGAAGAGCACGGCTGTCGACGTTGTGGCGCTTCGTGCTGCTCGTAAGGAAGCGATCAATGCTGCAGAAAGTGAAACGATCGAAGCCGCTCATGCGGGCGAAGCTCCCTCAGGCGACGCTTCGTAA
- the rplC gene encoding 50S ribosomal protein L3: protein MTQVFLEDGTAVPVTVVQAGPCHVLQVRSKERDGYEAVQLGFEDKPRRLAARSERGQVASIESKRSKARVAAGVEVSAKADCEPQRFVREFRGPVDSATVGDALTVEQFADVKAVDVTGTSKGRGFSGVMKRHNFAGQRATHGVKKCHRHAGGTGMSASPSRVFKGKKMPGQYGNARITTRNLQVVSVDAENNLLLVRGAVPGPNGGFVSIRQTNKV from the coding sequence ATGACTCAGGTCTTCCTCGAGGACGGCACCGCTGTCCCGGTCACTGTTGTGCAGGCCGGGCCCTGCCATGTGTTGCAGGTCCGCAGTAAAGAGCGGGACGGCTATGAAGCGGTTCAGCTAGGGTTTGAGGACAAGCCGCGTCGCCTGGCTGCTCGTAGTGAGCGTGGTCAGGTCGCTTCGATCGAGAGCAAGCGGTCGAAGGCTCGTGTTGCAGCTGGCGTTGAAGTTTCCGCCAAGGCTGATTGTGAGCCGCAGCGTTTTGTTCGTGAGTTCCGTGGTCCTGTCGATTCCGCCACTGTTGGCGACGCGTTGACGGTTGAGCAGTTTGCGGACGTGAAGGCTGTTGATGTTACCGGCACCAGTAAGGGTCGCGGTTTCTCGGGCGTTATGAAGCGGCATAATTTCGCCGGTCAGCGAGCCACTCACGGTGTGAAGAAGTGTCACCGTCACGCTGGTGGTACGGGCATGAGTGCTTCGCCCAGTCGCGTCTTTAAGGGCAAGAAGATGCCTGGTCAGTACGGAAACGCACGGATCACCACTCGCAATCTTCAAGTGGTGAGTGTTGACGCAGAAAATAATTTGCTGCTCGTTCGCGGTGCGGTACCTGGCCCTAACGGCGGTTTCGTTTCGATCCGTCAAACCAATAAAGTCTGA
- the rpsH gene encoding 30S ribosomal protein S8: MMTDPIADMLTRIRNAVRVERPYVDIPASRVKRGLADVLKREGFIWDWKEEDTEPCKTLRLELKYGPNGERVIQTIKRLSKPGRRMYSRSKELRPVLGGLGIRIISTSKGVVSDREARREKIGGEVLCEVS; this comes from the coding sequence ATGATGACCGACCCCATTGCCGATATGCTCACACGAATCCGTAACGCGGTGCGTGTAGAACGGCCTTATGTAGATATTCCTGCCAGCCGTGTCAAACGCGGATTGGCCGACGTCCTGAAGCGTGAAGGCTTCATCTGGGACTGGAAAGAGGAAGACACCGAACCCTGCAAGACATTGCGGTTGGAGCTGAAGTATGGCCCCAACGGCGAACGCGTGATCCAAACGATCAAGCGTCTGAGCAAGCCTGGACGTCGCATGTACTCCCGCAGCAAAGAGTTGCGACCGGTACTCGGCGGTCTTGGAATTCGCATTATCAGCACCAGCAAGGGTGTTGTCAGTGACCGGGAAGCTCGCCGTGAGAAAATCGGCGGCGAAGTCCTGTGTGAAGTCTCCTGA
- the rplN gene encoding 50S ribosomal protein L14: MIQQETRLDVADNTGARQVMCIKVLGGSRRRFATVGDVIVCSVKSVIPGSEVKKKAVVRAVIVRTKTPTRRADGSYIRFDSNAVVLVDKDRNPRGTRIFGAVARELREHKFTKIVSLANEVV, encoded by the coding sequence ATGATCCAACAAGAAACTCGACTCGACGTCGCGGACAACACCGGTGCTCGTCAAGTGATGTGCATCAAGGTGCTCGGCGGAAGTCGTCGACGGTTCGCAACGGTCGGTGACGTGATCGTTTGCAGCGTCAAGAGCGTGATTCCCGGCAGTGAAGTGAAGAAGAAAGCGGTTGTCCGTGCGGTTATCGTGCGAACCAAGACGCCGACTCGCCGTGCCGACGGAAGCTACATCCGGTTCGATTCCAACGCGGTTGTGTTGGTCGATAAGGACCGCAATCCCCGTGGTACCCGAATCTTCGGTGCTGTCGCAAGGGAGCTTCGTGAGCACAAGTTCACCAAGATCGTCAGCTTGGCCAACGAAGTTGTCTAG
- the rplX gene encoding 50S ribosomal protein L24 — translation MNFRIDDEVIVISGANKGHKGKIIKIDRDAKKVIVEGAAKVWKHVRQSQKNPQGGRLSKEMPICASNVMILDPSSGKPSRIGLRYLEDGSKERFAKKSGTSLGQVSPAKASRAAK, via the coding sequence ATGAATTTCCGAATTGATGACGAAGTGATCGTGATTTCCGGTGCCAATAAAGGGCACAAGGGCAAAATCATCAAGATCGATCGTGACGCCAAGAAGGTGATCGTCGAAGGTGCCGCCAAGGTCTGGAAGCATGTTCGTCAGAGCCAAAAGAATCCGCAGGGTGGACGTCTCAGCAAAGAGATGCCGATCTGCGCCAGCAATGTGATGATTCTGGATCCCTCCTCCGGGAAGCCGAGTCGGATCGGACTGCGATATCTCGAGGATGGCAGTAAAGAACGTTTCGCCAAGAAGAGTGGAACGAGCTTGGGCCAGGTCTCACCGGCCAAAGCGAGCCGCGCAGCAAAGTAA
- the rplB gene encoding 50S ribosomal protein L2, with translation MGIRIYKPTSAGRRNASVSDFKDLTKGYKPERSLLRPKRKTGGRNNQGKITARHRGGGHKQMYRVIDFRRVKDGVVGMVESVQYDPNRSARIALLKYADGEKLYVVSPQGIKAGDRLENGPDAAPTLGNCLPLKNIPLGTSVCCIEMRAGRGAVMCRSAGTQATLQAREADWAQLLLPSGEVRRVPSVCRATIGQVGNNDHMKVVIGKAGRARWMGRRPHVRGTAMNPIDHPHGGGEGRTKGGRHPVSPQGKSAKGGATRQKRKPSNSSIVRRRKSRRYGQLKLHK, from the coding sequence ATGGGCATTCGAATCTACAAACCGACGAGCGCCGGTCGACGTAATGCGTCGGTCAGTGACTTCAAGGATTTGACCAAGGGCTACAAGCCCGAGCGATCGCTGCTGCGTCCCAAACGCAAGACGGGCGGTCGGAATAATCAGGGCAAGATCACGGCGCGTCACCGAGGTGGCGGGCACAAGCAAATGTATCGCGTGATCGACTTTCGCCGCGTCAAAGATGGCGTGGTCGGGATGGTCGAGTCGGTGCAGTACGACCCCAATCGCTCGGCACGCATCGCGCTGTTGAAGTATGCAGACGGTGAAAAGCTTTATGTGGTTTCCCCGCAGGGTATTAAGGCTGGCGATCGGCTTGAGAATGGCCCAGACGCTGCTCCCACGCTCGGTAACTGTTTGCCGCTGAAGAACATCCCATTGGGTACTTCGGTGTGCTGCATTGAAATGCGAGCAGGCCGTGGTGCGGTGATGTGTCGCTCGGCTGGTACTCAGGCAACTTTGCAGGCTCGTGAAGCTGATTGGGCGCAGTTGTTGTTGCCTAGTGGCGAAGTTCGTCGCGTGCCAAGTGTCTGTCGTGCCACGATTGGCCAGGTCGGTAACAACGACCATATGAAGGTTGTCATTGGTAAGGCTGGTCGTGCTCGTTGGATGGGGCGTCGTCCTCATGTTCGCGGGACAGCCATGAACCCGATCGATCACCCGCACGGTGGTGGTGAAGGTCGAACCAAGGGCGGTCGTCATCCGGTCAGCCCACAGGGCAAGAGTGCCAAGGGCGGAGCAACGCGTCAGAAGCGTAAGCCGAGCAACTCGTCGATCGTTCGTCGTCGCAAGAGTCGTCGATACGGTCAATTGAAACTTCACAAGTAG
- the rpsC gene encoding 30S ribosomal protein S3 has translation MGQKVNPIAFRLGVTRGWGSRWYASKQDYAALLVEDKKIRDFITKHPQKTQYKAAGIDRIEIERTRDEVRVMMFVARPGLIIGKKGQEIEILQAELQNLVGRRINLKVEEVGRPELQAQLVAEDIAQQLAKRSSFRRTMKRSLEQTMDAGAKGIKIQMAGRLGGAEMARREKQSAGSIPLSTLQAKIDYGVTEAMTPQGHIGIQVWINQGTYGDDNDGVDAQTGQASKKPKRSYKR, from the coding sequence ATGGGTCAAAAAGTCAATCCGATCGCTTTTCGTCTCGGCGTCACTCGCGGCTGGGGTAGCCGTTGGTACGCTTCCAAACAGGACTACGCAGCCCTGTTGGTCGAAGACAAGAAGATTCGTGATTTCATCACGAAGCACCCCCAGAAAACACAGTACAAAGCGGCAGGCATCGACCGCATCGAGATCGAACGGACGCGTGATGAAGTTCGCGTGATGATGTTCGTTGCTCGGCCCGGTTTGATTATCGGCAAGAAGGGTCAGGAGATCGAGATTCTCCAGGCTGAATTGCAGAACCTGGTCGGACGCCGGATCAATTTGAAAGTCGAGGAAGTCGGTCGGCCAGAGCTGCAAGCTCAGTTGGTTGCCGAAGATATCGCTCAACAACTGGCGAAACGTTCCAGTTTCCGCCGGACGATGAAACGCTCTTTGGAGCAGACGATGGATGCGGGTGCGAAAGGCATCAAGATCCAGATGGCGGGCCGGCTCGGCGGAGCGGAAATGGCTCGACGTGAGAAACAAAGCGCCGGATCGATCCCGCTGAGCACACTGCAGGCGAAGATTGATTACGGAGTCACTGAAGCGATGACGCCACAGGGGCACATCGGGATTCAGGTGTGGATTAACCAAGGTACTTACGGAGACGACAACGATGGCGTTGATGCCCAAACGGGTCAAGCATCGAAAAAGCCAAAGAGGTCGTATAAAAGGTAA
- the rplF gene encoding 50S ribosomal protein L6: MSRIGKKPIAIPAGVTVTVDDRTLNVEGPKGKLTFTHRPEVTVTVDSDANEVTVTRGDDTRSSREFHGLTRAILANMVVGVTQGYEKKLEIVGVGYLAAINGDTLQLRVGFANELHRKIPSDLTVTCPDQTHVVVQGCDKQRVGQFAADIRSLRKPEPYKGKGVRYQGEYVKIKPGKSATK; encoded by the coding sequence ATGAGCCGCATTGGTAAAAAGCCCATCGCGATCCCCGCCGGCGTAACGGTTACGGTCGATGACCGCACGCTCAACGTCGAAGGCCCCAAAGGCAAGTTGACGTTCACGCATCGCCCTGAAGTGACGGTGACTGTTGATAGCGATGCCAATGAGGTGACCGTCACGCGTGGTGACGATACTCGTTCGTCCCGTGAGTTCCATGGATTGACCCGTGCCATTCTGGCGAACATGGTCGTCGGCGTGACCCAAGGATACGAGAAGAAGCTCGAGATTGTTGGCGTTGGCTACTTGGCCGCGATCAATGGTGACACCCTGCAACTTCGCGTCGGCTTCGCCAACGAGTTGCACCGCAAAATTCCGTCGGATTTGACGGTCACCTGCCCTGATCAGACACACGTGGTCGTGCAAGGCTGTGACAAGCAACGGGTGGGGCAGTTTGCTGCCGACATTCGCTCGCTGCGTAAACCTGAACCGTACAAGGGCAAGGGCGTTCGTTATCAAGGCGAATACGTCAAGATCAAGCCCGGCAAGTCCGCTACCAAATAA
- the rpmC gene encoding 50S ribosomal protein L29: MTSLTELHEMSDEQLDATVKEAAETLFRLRFQSQSERLNTPSEIRKNRRLIARIKTIQTQRTTASQSA; this comes from the coding sequence ATGACATCATTGACTGAACTTCACGAAATGAGCGATGAGCAGCTCGATGCGACTGTGAAAGAAGCGGCTGAGACGTTGTTTCGCCTGCGGTTTCAGTCGCAGTCCGAACGGCTCAACACGCCCAGTGAAATCCGCAAGAATCGTCGGCTGATCGCTCGGATCAAAACGATTCAAACCCAGCGAACGACAGCGTCGCAGTCCGCCTGA
- the rplR gene encoding 50S ribosomal protein L18 codes for MDKNKKIQSKRLRRRRHVRNKLRGDANQPRLCIHRSLKHFACQVVDDEQGKTIASASTRDKSIRDQVKAGGNCDAAALVGKLVAERAAEAGIKSAQLDRGHNKYHGRVKAFAEAAREAGLQF; via the coding sequence ATGGATAAAAATAAGAAAATTCAGTCGAAGCGACTTCGCCGTCGCCGTCATGTTCGTAACAAGTTGCGTGGTGACGCCAATCAACCCCGGCTGTGCATTCACCGTTCGCTCAAGCATTTCGCTTGCCAGGTCGTCGATGACGAGCAGGGCAAAACGATTGCCAGTGCCAGCACGCGTGACAAGAGCATTCGCGATCAAGTGAAAGCTGGTGGCAACTGTGACGCTGCGGCATTGGTTGGTAAACTCGTCGCTGAACGAGCCGCCGAAGCGGGGATCAAATCCGCTCAGCTCGATCGGGGCCACAACAAGTATCACGGCCGGGTGAAGGCATTTGCCGAAGCCGCCCGTGAAGCCGGTCTTCAGTTCTAA